Genomic DNA from Telopea speciosissima isolate NSW1024214 ecotype Mountain lineage chromosome 2, Tspe_v1, whole genome shotgun sequence:
aaggggtgatctgagtttcgtttgaaaatcaggaggtgacgtgtaatttaccctattttctattattccaTAAACTTTAATCACCATGAATTAGATTTTCTCTGTATTTACTTCCTTGGGTGGTTGTCTCGCTAGCATTGTTACTCGTTGTAGAAGGATGGTCTAGACCTTGCTCCCTCCATCTAGGATTCCACtgtgttttcaaaaaataaataaatttccgCTGACTTTAGATGGACTTTTCCCGATCATTCGATCGCCGAACGCGAGAGCGAGGCCTATTACCTTTATCCGGGTGCaccgatgcactttaaaggtgcactatctgcacttgagaggataaccGATGTGCATTGTGTTTAGCGGTATCATAGTGTTATAGAAGGAATCGAGTTAGCAAATTTTTAGTCTAAATAAACCTTATCATTGTTGTAAAAGGAATCGTGTTATTTATTGTAGGAGGAGTCTGAATGGAGTGGCTCGTTATAACACCAACTCTgcatatctctctctgtctctctctcttaactCCAATTTAAACTCAAAATCCTATTATCCTCTCTTTTTGAAACTCAAAATCCTTTCATCCACTCCTTTTATGCCCCTCCCCGGCCCCGTCTCTGATCATATccgtctttctttttctttcctctctgaACTTTTTCCTTTCATTGAGTTCCTCTGGAGGAATTGAAGCTCCCTAGTTTAGAATTTTTATCCACTCAATTCTGAATTCTGAcaatataattaataatattgCTTCAGAACACTGTTAGGTGTAATCCTtctctccttcaattcttctccGTATTATTGTACAAAGATGGTTCTTATCTGAAAACGAAATTAAACAGTTTTAATTTGGGGAATCATCATAAGCAGATAATATTGATCGAGTAGTACTCAAATCTCATCCTTCCAATAATAGGATCCTTAAAAGCCCTCTACTCTACCAATTAATCAATTAATTGGGTTTCGTTGGTTAATGATCTTCAAGTACTAGGACTAGTTTACTTttgataaagaagagaagagaagaaagttgaatatggcttcttcttcaatgGGCTGGTCCGAACTTCTACCTGAACTAATGGAACTCATCCTAGATCGACTCACCTCTCTCTCCGACCATCTTCGTTTTGCTTCTGTATGCTCCTCATGGCGATCATCAGTAGTTAGTAATCGCTGTCCCCGTCGTCATCGTCTACTTCCGTTTCTGATGCTTCCCCCTGCTGACAAAGAAAAAGACAACAACACTACTAAAATCCGACCTttctttaatctttcaagtCGCAAGAAGATTGATAAACTTCACATCCCAGAGATTCAGAATAAGTGGTGTTGTGGATCTTCTCAAGGCTGGCTATTAACAGTGGATGCATTCAAATGCCCCCCAAGGATTCAGCTATTCAATCCAGTAACTAGAGATAGTATCCAGCTTCCTTCCGTTTCCAAATTCACCTTTCAACCACGAAAATATCCGCCGCCTCAACAACCGAGCAGTGTGCATTACATCCACAAGGCAGTTCTATCTTCGGATCCTTATTCTACAGACTCCTCCTACATTGTTGTAGTCATTGTGACTAATCAGAGATGGTTGGCTTATTGGAAACCAGGAGCTGATAGGTGGAGTACCATAGATGATGAACAATGGGTTTGTTTTGAAGATATTATATTCTACAAGGGACTACTCTATGCCGTTAGCAATCACGGACATGTTGTAACTTATgacttcacttcttcttctgAAAAAACAAACTCAATCCCAATTCCAATCCCAATCGGGAAGGAAATCAGTGGTTGGGAACGGAGAATATGCGACATGTCTTATTTGGTGGAATCATTAGGGGAACTATTCCTTGTTTTAAGGCATTACAAGTGGCGTTACGAGGACGACGAAGAAGTTGATATTGACAACAGCGAAGATGCCGATTATTACAAAGATATCGTCGTCCATCCACCATTCAAATCCAAAACTATCAAGTTTTGGGTTCGCAAATTGGATGATGAGGAGAACAAGCCAGCAAAGTGGATCCCAATTCAAAGCATTGGGGATGATCgtattttgtttttgggaaaTAACAGCTCAATTTCAGTCTCTGCCCAAGAATTTGAATTTCCAGAATGCTGCTGCAAGGGGAACTCCATCTATTTTAATGATGACCACGATTATGGACCCTTTGAAGCACCACAGAACGGTTACCATGACATGGGGGTTTTCAACTTCGAGACTCGCCGTGTAGAATCATTTCTTGATGATCAGTCATCGTCCCCTCCTCCTATTCTGCGTACTCCTACCTTTTGGTTTACTCCTGGACCTATTGGAAGTGCATCCATCAACTTCATATGTAAATTgtttaatgttgattaattttTTGCATATTTAATGCTTGAATTAATATTTGTCCTTAGCTTTTGGCTAATAAAATGATGACAATTAATGAGGGACCATGCATGGTTCCaagtttagggttttggtaGCAACAACTTCAACTTTCTGTATTACTATATAATGATAAATGGAATTTTTCAAGCatagatttttcatttttttggagTGCTGAGGTGGGTCACAAAGGCTCCTTATTTATCTTACAATCCAAATGGCCATCAATTTGGATACTCTACTGCCTAGCTgtccggcaggaccgtgctgtcaATGGCCACATAATCATTTCGTATAACAAACATTAAGGGCCTACCTTACTAtattaaaagaaagggaaaaagatctctacttggtggtgttccTACGTCCTTTCACAGGGCATCGTGAAATGTCGTCTATGTCTCTAGGTAGATACCTAGGCGTGCTCATCCATTGGCCCatacgcttgtgtagagaccatgcgactaAATAGAAAGTCTACATATCCATCTCAAAATCACCGAATAACcattgaaaagatttacctGGTCAAAGTTGGgtaaacaaatttaaaattaatcCAAACTTGTTTATAAGGTTATTTTTAtcatcaatatttttttattaaaaatagtttgaaaatgagttgatttatctactattttatgaaagattctatttttaaCCCAAGTGGGGCCTACTATCAaatgaatttttcaaaaaattgtttAGATAAAGAGGATTGTTGTTTTCAAATCATTGGACAATGCTTATAATAATTTTTTCAACCCTTTTAGAATCACTAAATTTGGATTGACAGTTTGAAAGTTgtgaattttcagaaattttgaAGGTCAATTAATTATgtttaacccaaaagacctggATCCGTTAACGTCTAGACTATAGAGAAGTCTGTCAACGTTTTGGCCGTCAGAACGTGCTTGTTGATATTATGTTATCTTATTAATGACAACGGTCTGTTTTGAAATTCTTTTTAATGAG
This window encodes:
- the LOC122651071 gene encoding F-box protein SKIP23-like; this encodes MASSSMGWSELLPELMELILDRLTSLSDHLRFASVCSSWRSSVVSNRCPRRHRLLPFLMLPPADKEKDNNTTKIRPFFNLSSRKKIDKLHIPEIQNKWCCGSSQGWLLTVDAFKCPPRIQLFNPVTRDSIQLPSVSKFTFQPRKYPPPQQPSSVHYIHKAVLSSDPYSTDSSYIVVVIVTNQRWLAYWKPGADRWSTIDDEQWVCFEDIIFYKGLLYAVSNHGHVVTYDFTSSSEKTNSIPIPIPIGKEISGWERRICDMSYLVESLGELFLVLRHYKWRYEDDEEVDIDNSEDADYYKDIVVHPPFKSKTIKFWVRKLDDEENKPAKWIPIQSIGDDRILFLGNNSSISVSAQEFEFPECCCKGNSIYFNDDHDYGPFEAPQNGYHDMGVFNFETRRVESFLDDQSSSPPPILRTPTFWFTPGPIGSASINFICKLFNVD